One genomic window of Halogeometricum sp. S3BR5-2 includes the following:
- the gcvT gene encoding glycine cleavage system aminomethyltransferase GcvT: protein MALRKPPLREAHAARDAKFTEFGGWDMPVEFDSIRTEHAAVRESVGIFDVSHMGEVEVSGPDAATLMQRLTTNDVTRLAPGDSQYAMITNEEGTILDDTVVYRLPDEETERYLFVPNAGHDAEMHDRWTAHREEWGLDARVDDVTEEWAMFAVQGPDAADAVAAAADGVSDLSKFEARYADVVGARSWVARTGYTGEDGFEILCPWDEAETVWNAFVDDHDCTPCGLGARDTLRIEMGFLLSGQDFDPETEPRNPYEAGVGFAVKLDTEFVGRDALEAVYEEGVDEKFVGLKLLDRGVARHGYDVVDDDGHVVGHVTSGTMSPTLNEPIALGYVPVEHADPGTRLRVAVREQEKRAKVVSTPFLED, encoded by the coding sequence ATGGCCCTTCGCAAACCGCCGTTGCGCGAGGCTCACGCGGCCCGTGACGCCAAGTTCACGGAGTTCGGTGGGTGGGACATGCCGGTCGAGTTCGACTCGATTCGGACAGAGCACGCGGCCGTCCGCGAATCGGTCGGCATCTTCGACGTCTCGCACATGGGCGAGGTGGAGGTGTCCGGACCGGACGCGGCGACGCTGATGCAGCGACTCACCACGAACGACGTGACGCGCCTCGCTCCCGGCGACTCGCAGTACGCGATGATAACGAACGAGGAGGGAACGATTCTGGACGACACCGTCGTCTATCGCCTCCCCGACGAGGAGACGGAGCGCTACCTGTTCGTCCCGAACGCCGGTCACGACGCCGAGATGCACGACCGCTGGACCGCCCACCGCGAGGAGTGGGGGCTGGACGCGCGCGTGGACGACGTCACCGAGGAGTGGGCGATGTTCGCTGTGCAGGGTCCAGACGCCGCGGACGCCGTCGCCGCCGCGGCCGACGGCGTCTCCGACCTCTCGAAGTTCGAGGCCCGCTACGCCGACGTCGTCGGCGCCCGGTCGTGGGTCGCTCGCACCGGTTACACCGGCGAGGACGGCTTCGAGATACTCTGTCCGTGGGACGAGGCTGAGACGGTGTGGAACGCGTTCGTCGACGACCACGACTGCACGCCCTGTGGCCTCGGCGCGCGCGACACCCTCCGAATCGAGATGGGATTCCTGCTCTCCGGGCAGGACTTCGACCCCGAGACGGAGCCTCGAAACCCCTACGAGGCCGGCGTCGGCTTCGCGGTGAAACTCGATACCGAGTTCGTCGGCCGCGACGCCCTCGAAGCCGTCTACGAGGAGGGCGTCGACGAGAAGTTCGTCGGGCTGAAACTGCTCGACCGCGGCGTCGCCCGGCACGGTTACGACGTCGTCGACGACGACGGACACGTCGTCGGCCACGTCACCAGCGGAACGATGAGCCCCACCCTGAACGAACCGATAGCGCTCGGCTACGTCCCCGTCGAGCACGCCGACCCCGGCACGCGCCTGCGCGTCGCCGTCCGAGAGCAGGAGAAGCGCGCGAAGGTAGTCAGCACGCCCTTCCTGGAGGATTAA
- the gcvH gene encoding glycine cleavage system protein GcvH, whose protein sequence is MFDVPEDRKYLESHEYATTDGETATVGISDFAQDELGDVVFVELPAEGDEVTKGEEFGVVESIKAVSDLYAPVSGTVVDVNEELFDRPELVNEDPYGEGWMLEVEVSDPDEFDGLLSPEEYRGQTE, encoded by the coding sequence ATGTTCGATGTACCCGAAGACCGAAAGTACCTGGAATCGCACGAGTACGCAACCACCGACGGCGAGACGGCCACCGTCGGCATCTCCGACTTCGCGCAGGACGAACTGGGCGACGTCGTCTTCGTCGAACTCCCCGCGGAGGGCGACGAGGTGACGAAAGGCGAGGAGTTCGGCGTCGTCGAGTCCATCAAGGCCGTCTCCGACCTCTACGCGCCCGTCTCGGGCACGGTGGTCGACGTGAACGAGGAACTGTTCGACCGCCCCGAACTCGTCAACGAGGACCCCTACGGCGAGGGGTGGATGCTCGAAGTCGAGGTGTCGGACCCCGACGAGTTCGACGGACTGCTCTCGCCCGAGGAGTACCGCGGCCAGACCGAATGA